Proteins found in one Zea mays cultivar B73 chromosome 1, Zm-B73-REFERENCE-NAM-5.0, whole genome shotgun sequence genomic segment:
- the LOC100193826 gene encoding hydroxyacylglutathione hydrolase cytoplasmic isoform X1, which produces MKIIPVPCLDDNYAYLIVDESTKKAAAVDPVEPEKVLKAAGEVGAYVDCVLTTHHHWDHAGGNEKMRLQVPGIKVFGGSLDNVKGCTDQVENGMKLSLGKDIEILCLHTPCHTKGHISYYVTSKEGEDPAVFTGDTLFIAGCGKFFEGSAEQMYQSLIVTLGSLPKSTRVYCGHEYTVKNLKFMLTLEPENEKTKQKLEWAEKQREANQPTVPSTIGDEFEINTFMRVDLPEIQAKFSVNSPVEAMREVRKTKDNWRGGNEVYCRAML; this is translated from the exons ATGAAGATCATTCCGGTCCCTTGCCTGGATGACAACTATGCCTACTT AATCGTGGACGAGAGCACCAAGAAGGCAGCGGCCGTTGACCCTGTGGAACCGGAGAAGGTTCTCAAGGCGGCCGGCGAGGTCGGCGCCTACGTCGACTGCGTTCTCACCACCCATCACCACTG GGATCATGCTGGTGGCAATGAGAAGATGAGGCTGCAGGTGCCAGGGATAAAGGTATTTGGAGGATCCCTGGACAATGTGAAAGGCTGCACTGATcaggtggagaatggaatgaagttgTCACTTGGGAAGGACATTGAGATACTATGCCTACACACGCCTTG CCACACTAAAGGTCATATCAGCTACTATGTTACTAGTAAGGAGGGTGAAGATCCAGCGGTCTTCACCGGAGATACCTTG TTCATTGCTGGGTGTGGGAAGTTTTTTGAGGGTTCTGCAGAGCAAATGTATCAGTCCCTTATTGTTACACTGGGTTCGCTGCCAAAGTCAACCCGAGTTTACTGTGGGCATGAG TACACTGTGAAGAACCTAAAATTCATGCTGACACTGGAGCCAGAGAATGAGAAGACGAAACAGAAACTGGAATGGGCTGAAAAGCAGCGCGAAGCGAATCAGCCAACAGTGCCCTCGACTATAGGAGATGAGTTTGAGATAAATACTTTCATGCGTGTTGATCTACCAGAAATACAG GCGAAATTCAGTGTCAACTCTCCAGTTGAAGCAATGAGAGAGGTCAGGAAGACCAAGGATAATTGGAGAG GTGGGAATGAGGTTTACTGCCGTGCAATGCTTTGA
- the LOC100193826 gene encoding Hydroxyacylglutathione hydrolase cytoplasmic → MKIIPVPCLDDNYAYLIVDESTKKAAAVDPVEPEKVLKAAGEVGAYVDCVLTTHHHWDHAGGNEKMRLQVPGIKVFGGSLDNVKGCTDQVENGMKLSLGKDIEILCLHTPCHTKGHISYYVTSKEGEDPAVFTGDTLFIAGCGKFFEGSAEQMYQSLIVTLGSLPKSTRVYCGHEYTVKNLKFMLTLEPENEKTKQKLEWAEKQREANQPTVPSTIGDEFEINTFMRVDLPEIQAKFSVNSPVEAMREVRKTKDNWRG, encoded by the exons ATGAAGATCATTCCGGTCCCTTGCCTGGATGACAACTATGCCTACTT AATCGTGGACGAGAGCACCAAGAAGGCAGCGGCCGTTGACCCTGTGGAACCGGAGAAGGTTCTCAAGGCGGCCGGCGAGGTCGGCGCCTACGTCGACTGCGTTCTCACCACCCATCACCACTG GGATCATGCTGGTGGCAATGAGAAGATGAGGCTGCAGGTGCCAGGGATAAAGGTATTTGGAGGATCCCTGGACAATGTGAAAGGCTGCACTGATcaggtggagaatggaatgaagttgTCACTTGGGAAGGACATTGAGATACTATGCCTACACACGCCTTG CCACACTAAAGGTCATATCAGCTACTATGTTACTAGTAAGGAGGGTGAAGATCCAGCGGTCTTCACCGGAGATACCTTG TTCATTGCTGGGTGTGGGAAGTTTTTTGAGGGTTCTGCAGAGCAAATGTATCAGTCCCTTATTGTTACACTGGGTTCGCTGCCAAAGTCAACCCGAGTTTACTGTGGGCATGAG TACACTGTGAAGAACCTAAAATTCATGCTGACACTGGAGCCAGAGAATGAGAAGACGAAACAGAAACTGGAATGGGCTGAAAAGCAGCGCGAAGCGAATCAGCCAACAGTGCCCTCGACTATAGGAGATGAGTTTGAGATAAATACTTTCATGCGTGTTGATCTACCAGAAATACAG GCGAAATTCAGTGTCAACTCTCCAGTTGAAGCAATGAGAGAGGTCAGGAAGACCAAGGATAATTGGAGAGGTTGA
- the LOC103634614 gene encoding uncharacterized protein isoform X2: MQIDALHCHHRSTSLSLSPFRSEEGSTTGPAEMSGKGKRRSARLLKLEEQKNDGGAVCFLDPWQIIRNSISGPSARGKRKRNEGIQPQGEASCSRQEPLYAGNSNSLPSQTSVGQIIEYILDELEMRDRHELFAMPDDIQVTDYAELVSRPGDFATLRQKNRDGMYTALEQFENDVYMVFQKAITMNSQDTVPFREGMALLDQAKLVFMSLRSNQMFSESELAAWRQRHADQMQQPITPEGREGGGRGPPRHTAAAPLLQPSAATPRKRSAAETKKQEDARTGGNATGNQRGRPRGARETKATAPTPPGKRARKATAGFNGGRGLVARRRLTYNDEAAADQGWREIAATPVFQGRHVTLRDQPQEQTFRGSLQRFVRHAGLKARVAAEFRSLECVARARHCPVPQCWNGFAPSAGFLPPSPRPPGAAAAEPGTSSDQQAAAPECKLETDEVLKLFVLMGTPAAFLSRAKKMFGQDEPEKSAQPAKAADDARARAGAATTAETGHGKKSSASEPSAAACGPFAPPKLVPGRLGFGQFAASSARPFKLNSKPSASNDSGKKKLQ; encoded by the exons ATGCAGATAGATGCATTGCATTGTCACCATCGtagcacctccctctctctctccccttttCGTTCCGAGGAAGGAAGCACCACAGGGCCAGCAGAGATGTCTGGAAAAGGGAAGAGGCGAAGCGCTAGATTGTTGAAGCTGGAAGAGCAGAAGAACGACGGCGGCGCCGTCTGCTTCCTTGACCCCTGGCAGATCATCCGGAACAGCATTTCCGGTCCGAGCGCGCgagggaaaaggaaaaggaatgaAGGAATCCAG CCGCAGGGAGAAGCTTCTTGCAGCCGCCAGGAGCCACTGTATGCAGGAAACAGCA ATAGCTTACCAAGCCAAACCTCGGTAGGACAGATCATCGAGTATATCCTTGACGAGTTGGAGAT GAGAGACAGGCATGAGCTGTTTGCAATGCCAGACGACATCCAG GTGACTGATTATGCAGAGCTGGTGAGCAGGCCCGGTGACTTCGCGACACTGAGACAGAAGAACAGGGATGGCATGTACACGGCACTGGAGCAATTCGAG AACGATGTTTACATGGTGTTCCAGAAAGCGATAACGATGAACAGCCAGGACACCGTGCCTTTCAGAGAG GGCATGGCGCTGCTGGATCAAGCCAAGCTGGTGTTCATGTCCCTGAGGAGCAACCAGATGTTCTCGGAGTCGGAGCTCGCGGCGTGGCGCCAGAGGCACGCGGACCAGATGCAGCAGCCGATCACGCCGGAGGGAAGAGAGGGCGGCGGCAGGGGACCACCACGTCACACGGCTGCTGCGCCGCTGTTGCAGCCGTCCGCCGCCACGCCGAGGAAGAGGAGCGCCGCCGAGACGAAGAAGCAGGAGGACGCCCGCACCGGCGGGAACGCTACGGGGAACCAGAGAGGGAGGCCGCGCGGCGCCAGGGAGACCAAGGCCACGGCGCCCACGCCGCCGGGAAAGAGGGCGAGAAAAG CAACGGCGGGCTTTAACGGCGGCCGCGGTCTGGTGGCTCGAAGAAGGCTCACTTACAATGACGAAGCTGCTGCCGATCAAGGCTGGCGGGAGATAGCGGCGACGCCGGTCTTCCAAGGCCGGCACGTTACACTCAGAGAC CAGCCGCAGGAGCAGACGTTCCGAGGCAGCCTGCAGCGCTTCGTGCGGCACGCGGGGCTGAAGGCGCGCGTGGCCGCCGAGTTCAGGAGCCTCGAGTGCGTCGCGCGGGCCAGGCACTGCCCCGTCCCGCAGTGCTGGAACGGCTTCGCTCCCAGCGCCGGTTTCCTCCCGCCGTCGCCCCGGCCtccgggcgccgccgccgcggagcCGGGGACGTCGTCAGATCAGCAGGCGGCGGCGCCGGAGTGCAAGCTGGAGACGGACGAGGTGCTCAAGCTCTTCGTGCTCATGGGCACGCCCGCTGCGTTCTTGAGCAGAGCCAAGAAAATGTTCGGCCAAGATGAGCCAGAGAAAAGCGCGCAACCGGCCAAGGCTGCCGACGACGCCCGGGCGCGCGCTGGCGCTGCAACGACGGCCGAGACTGGGCACGGGAAGAAGAGCAGCGCGAGCGAGCCATCGGCCGCCGCGTGCGGGCCGTTCGCGCCGCCCAAGTTGGTCCCCGGCCGGCTGGGCTTCGGCCAGTTCGCCGCCTCTTCAGCACGTCCGTTCAAGCTGAACTCCAAGCCTTCGGCGTCAAATGATTCCGGCAAGAAGAAACTTCAGTGA
- the LOC103634614 gene encoding uncharacterized protein isoform X1, whose translation MQIDALHCHHRSTSLSLSPFRSEEGSTTGPAEMSGKGKRRSARLLKLEEQKNDGGAVCFLDPWQIIRNSISGPSARGKRKRNEGIQPQGEASCSRQEPLYAGNSNSLPSQTSVGQIIEYILDELEMRDRHELFAMPDDIQVTDYAELVSRPGDFATLRQKNRDGMYTALEQFENDVYMVFQKAITMNSQDTVPFREGMALLDQAKLVFMSLRSNQMFSESELAAWRQRHADQMQQPITPEGREGGGRGPPRHTAAAPLLQPSAATPRKRSAAETKKQEDARTGGNATGNQRGRPRGARETKATAPTPPGKRARKAATAGFNGGRGLVARRRLTYNDEAAADQGWREIAATPVFQGRHVTLRDQPQEQTFRGSLQRFVRHAGLKARVAAEFRSLECVARARHCPVPQCWNGFAPSAGFLPPSPRPPGAAAAEPGTSSDQQAAAPECKLETDEVLKLFVLMGTPAAFLSRAKKMFGQDEPEKSAQPAKAADDARARAGAATTAETGHGKKSSASEPSAAACGPFAPPKLVPGRLGFGQFAASSARPFKLNSKPSASNDSGKKKLQ comes from the exons ATGCAGATAGATGCATTGCATTGTCACCATCGtagcacctccctctctctctccccttttCGTTCCGAGGAAGGAAGCACCACAGGGCCAGCAGAGATGTCTGGAAAAGGGAAGAGGCGAAGCGCTAGATTGTTGAAGCTGGAAGAGCAGAAGAACGACGGCGGCGCCGTCTGCTTCCTTGACCCCTGGCAGATCATCCGGAACAGCATTTCCGGTCCGAGCGCGCgagggaaaaggaaaaggaatgaAGGAATCCAG CCGCAGGGAGAAGCTTCTTGCAGCCGCCAGGAGCCACTGTATGCAGGAAACAGCA ATAGCTTACCAAGCCAAACCTCGGTAGGACAGATCATCGAGTATATCCTTGACGAGTTGGAGAT GAGAGACAGGCATGAGCTGTTTGCAATGCCAGACGACATCCAG GTGACTGATTATGCAGAGCTGGTGAGCAGGCCCGGTGACTTCGCGACACTGAGACAGAAGAACAGGGATGGCATGTACACGGCACTGGAGCAATTCGAG AACGATGTTTACATGGTGTTCCAGAAAGCGATAACGATGAACAGCCAGGACACCGTGCCTTTCAGAGAG GGCATGGCGCTGCTGGATCAAGCCAAGCTGGTGTTCATGTCCCTGAGGAGCAACCAGATGTTCTCGGAGTCGGAGCTCGCGGCGTGGCGCCAGAGGCACGCGGACCAGATGCAGCAGCCGATCACGCCGGAGGGAAGAGAGGGCGGCGGCAGGGGACCACCACGTCACACGGCTGCTGCGCCGCTGTTGCAGCCGTCCGCCGCCACGCCGAGGAAGAGGAGCGCCGCCGAGACGAAGAAGCAGGAGGACGCCCGCACCGGCGGGAACGCTACGGGGAACCAGAGAGGGAGGCCGCGCGGCGCCAGGGAGACCAAGGCCACGGCGCCCACGCCGCCGGGAAAGAGGGCGAGAAAAG CAGCAACGGCGGGCTTTAACGGCGGCCGCGGTCTGGTGGCTCGAAGAAGGCTCACTTACAATGACGAAGCTGCTGCCGATCAAGGCTGGCGGGAGATAGCGGCGACGCCGGTCTTCCAAGGCCGGCACGTTACACTCAGAGAC CAGCCGCAGGAGCAGACGTTCCGAGGCAGCCTGCAGCGCTTCGTGCGGCACGCGGGGCTGAAGGCGCGCGTGGCCGCCGAGTTCAGGAGCCTCGAGTGCGTCGCGCGGGCCAGGCACTGCCCCGTCCCGCAGTGCTGGAACGGCTTCGCTCCCAGCGCCGGTTTCCTCCCGCCGTCGCCCCGGCCtccgggcgccgccgccgcggagcCGGGGACGTCGTCAGATCAGCAGGCGGCGGCGCCGGAGTGCAAGCTGGAGACGGACGAGGTGCTCAAGCTCTTCGTGCTCATGGGCACGCCCGCTGCGTTCTTGAGCAGAGCCAAGAAAATGTTCGGCCAAGATGAGCCAGAGAAAAGCGCGCAACCGGCCAAGGCTGCCGACGACGCCCGGGCGCGCGCTGGCGCTGCAACGACGGCCGAGACTGGGCACGGGAAGAAGAGCAGCGCGAGCGAGCCATCGGCCGCCGCGTGCGGGCCGTTCGCGCCGCCCAAGTTGGTCCCCGGCCGGCTGGGCTTCGGCCAGTTCGCCGCCTCTTCAGCACGTCCGTTCAAGCTGAACTCCAAGCCTTCGGCGTCAAATGATTCCGGCAAGAAGAAACTTCAGTGA